The Euleptes europaea isolate rEulEur1 chromosome 2, rEulEur1.hap1, whole genome shotgun sequence genome has a segment encoding these proteins:
- the LOC130472700 gene encoding tubulin alpha-8 chain yields MPSDKTIGGGDDSFNTFFSETGAGKHVPRAVFVDLEPAVIDEVRNGTYKQLFHPEQLISGKEDAANNYARGHYTVGKEIIDLVLERVRKLADQCTGLQGFLIFHSFGGGTGSGFTSLLMERLSVDYGKKSKLEFAIYPAPQVSTAVVEPYNSILTTHTTLEHSDCAFMVDNEAIYDICRRNLDIERPTYTNLNRLIGQIVSSITASLRFDGALNVDLTEFQTNLVPYPRIHFPLVTYSPIISAEKAYHEQLSVSEITNACFEPSNQMVKCDPRHGKYMACCMLYRGDVVPKDVNAAIAAIKTKRTIQFVDWCPTGFKVGINYQPPTVVPGGDLAKVQRAVCMLSNTTAIAEAWARLDHKFDLMYAKRAFVHWYVGEGMEEGEFSEAREDLAALEKDYEEVGTDSLDGEDEGEEY; encoded by the exons ATGCCGAGCGACAAAACAATCGGTGGCGGTGATGACTCATTCAACACCTTCTTCAGCGAGACGGGTGCAGGAAAGCACGTCCCTCGTGCTGTGTTTGTGGATCTGGAACCAGCAGTAATAG ATGAAGTGCGGAATGGGACCTATAAACAACTCTTCCACCCTGAACAGCTGATTTCTGGAAAGGAAGATGCTGCTAATAATTATGCGAGAGGTCACTACACTGTTGGGAAAGAGATCATTGACTTAGTCCTGGAGCGTGTCAGGAAGTTG GCTGACCAGTGTACTGGCTTGCAAGGATTCCTGATTTTCCACAGCTTTGGAGGAGGTACTGGCTCAGGTTTTACTTCTCTGCTGATGGAACGCCTCTCAGTTGACTATGGAAAGAAATCAAAATTAGAATTTGCCATATACCCAGCTCCCCAAGTTTCAACTGCTGTTGTTGAGCCATATAACTCCATCCTTACTACCCACACAACACTCGAACATTCTGACTGTGCCTTCATGGTTGACAATGAAGCCATCTACGATATTTGTCGTAGGAACCTGGACATTGAACGCCCTACCTACACCAATCTCAACCGCCTAATTGGTCAGATTGTCTCCTCAATCACTGCCTCTCTCAGATTTGATGGTGCCCTAAATGTGGACTTGACAGAGTTCCAGACAAACCTGGTGCCTTATCCCAGAATCCACTTCCCCTTGGTAACTTATTCTCCCATTATTTCAGCAGAGAAAGCTTACCATGAGCAACTCTCTGTCTCTGAGATTACTAATGCTTGCTTTGAGCCATCCAATCAGATGGTGAAGTGTGACCCACGTCACGGCAAATACATGGCCTGTTGTATGTTATACCGTGGGGATGTCGTCCCCAAGGATGTCAATGCTGCTATTGCTGCTATCAAAACCAAGCGTACCATTCAGTTTGTTGACTGGTGTCCTACTGGTTTCAAG GTAGGAATTAATTACCAGCCCCCAACGGTAGTTCCTGGTGGTGACTTGGCCAAAGTCCAACGTGCAGTCTGCATGCTCAGCAATACTACAGCCATTGCAGAAGCCTGGGCCCGCCTGGACCACAAGTTTGACTTGATGTATGCCAAACGTGCTTTTGTCCATTGGTATGTAGGAGAAGGAATGGAGGAAGGGGAATTCTCTGAGGCCCGGGAAGATCTGGCTGCACTTGAGAAGGATTATGAAGAAGTGGGTACAGACTCTTTGGATGGTGAGGATGAAGGCGAGGAATActaa